One window from the genome of Kaistella carnis encodes:
- a CDS encoding DUF5686 family protein, protein MSFFRIAFLSLSLCSIFSFSQTRETAIDEVQIKISKNLKKKDNPAYKILQEVWKRKKSNGLSHFKDYQYEEYEKIELDLTNLDSAFTHKKIFNKVDFIFKYADTLDQTNQLSLPVYFNETLYKNYGRTDPSKKEKREILANKSSGLTSSDAMANTAKNLYKEIDIYDNVLNFFNIGFTSPIATDGFSAYDYQLLEDEFIYDTDCYRIRYSPKRKDVLSMYGVLYIAKDNYAVVRATLKSSKQINVNFVNSFYYELEFDNPNDSIFLPKKNYQEIQMSVFGKKEKSKSVIAKKTVIFSDYVFNQNLSDAVFDQKVTSLTDEEFIKDDEYWQKNRKEELSKSEANVYNMMDELKDAPQFKKAVKIYEVVSSGYYNAFNAIDFGDIYSVIGFNEVEGFRLRVGARTYFSANDSWRAAFYTAYGFKDDQIKYGFEFRKMFNRDNRFTLGVGTRRDILQLGSQLTADEGIMTRSFASSGVLNSGDNFYLSSVNQTSAFAAIDPFKNFTVRLDATNQTTKSALPEKFSLDFYKNNVRYSELNDSKLVLSLTARPGAIFSQYGVDRYEHSTLAPTIMLKYTQGLNGVLGSDFNYSKLQMYYFQPILLKSFGRLLLNVEAGKNFNKLPLALQNIIPGNQSYNLMPNTFALLNYYEFVADQYVTFQAEHHFNGKILSYIPLVKKLKLREVAFYRTALGSLMERSILMNAGNQKLMAPEKKPYYEYGFGIENIGFGNVRILRVDFNWRGNYLENPEARKFGIKFGFQYYF, encoded by the coding sequence ATGAGTTTTTTCAGGATTGCTTTTCTATCCCTTTCGCTATGTTCTATTTTTTCATTTTCGCAAACCAGAGAGACCGCGATTGATGAAGTACAGATCAAAATTTCTAAGAATTTAAAGAAAAAGGACAATCCCGCCTACAAAATTTTACAGGAAGTCTGGAAGCGTAAAAAGAGCAATGGCCTCTCTCATTTTAAGGATTATCAGTACGAAGAATATGAAAAGATTGAGCTCGATCTTACCAATCTGGATTCTGCTTTTACCCATAAAAAAATCTTTAACAAAGTCGATTTCATCTTTAAATACGCGGATACTTTAGATCAAACAAATCAACTGTCCTTACCGGTTTATTTTAATGAAACGCTGTATAAAAATTACGGCAGAACAGACCCTTCCAAAAAAGAAAAACGGGAAATTCTTGCCAATAAATCATCCGGACTGACCTCCAGTGATGCGATGGCAAATACCGCGAAGAATCTTTACAAAGAAATCGATATTTATGATAATGTTCTGAATTTCTTTAATATTGGATTTACAAGTCCTATTGCAACAGATGGCTTTTCAGCCTACGATTACCAGCTTTTAGAGGATGAATTCATTTACGATACCGACTGTTACAGGATAAGATATTCTCCAAAACGCAAAGATGTGCTATCTATGTACGGCGTTCTTTATATTGCTAAAGATAATTATGCGGTAGTTCGCGCGACTTTAAAATCGAGCAAGCAGATCAACGTCAACTTTGTGAACAGTTTTTATTACGAACTGGAATTCGATAATCCCAACGATTCTATTTTTTTACCGAAGAAAAATTATCAGGAGATCCAAATGTCCGTTTTTGGAAAGAAAGAAAAGTCGAAAAGTGTAATTGCGAAAAAAACGGTCATCTTTTCAGATTATGTCTTCAATCAAAATTTAAGTGACGCTGTTTTTGATCAAAAAGTAACTTCTCTCACAGATGAAGAATTTATCAAAGATGATGAATATTGGCAGAAAAACAGAAAGGAAGAACTTTCAAAATCTGAAGCCAATGTATATAATATGATGGATGAACTGAAAGATGCACCGCAGTTTAAAAAAGCCGTCAAAATTTATGAAGTGGTTTCATCCGGCTACTACAATGCCTTTAACGCCATCGATTTCGGAGATATTTATTCGGTTATTGGTTTCAATGAAGTAGAAGGTTTTAGATTACGGGTTGGTGCGCGAACTTATTTTTCAGCAAACGATTCCTGGCGTGCGGCTTTTTATACGGCCTATGGTTTTAAAGACGATCAGATTAAATACGGTTTTGAATTCAGAAAAATGTTCAATCGTGATAACCGCTTTACTTTAGGAGTGGGTACGCGGCGCGATATTCTGCAACTCGGTTCACAACTAACTGCGGATGAGGGAATTATGACGCGTTCTTTCGCCTCGTCGGGTGTTTTAAATTCGGGGGATAATTTTTACTTAAGTTCGGTCAACCAGACGAGTGCCTTTGCTGCGATCGATCCTTTTAAGAACTTTACGGTTCGTTTAGATGCGACCAATCAAACCACAAAATCTGCGCTGCCGGAGAAATTTTCTTTGGATTTTTATAAAAATAATGTCCGCTATTCGGAATTGAATGACTCAAAATTGGTGTTAAGTCTAACAGCCAGACCGGGTGCTATTTTTTCTCAGTACGGCGTAGACCGTTATGAACACAGTACTTTGGCGCCAACCATTATGCTAAAATATACGCAGGGACTGAACGGTGTTTTGGGTTCAGATTTCAACTACAGCAAGTTGCAGATGTATTATTTTCAACCCATTCTTTTAAAGAGTTTCGGCCGATTATTATTGAATGTAGAAGCTGGAAAAAACTTTAATAAACTACCGCTGGCTTTGCAGAATATTATTCCGGGAAACCAGTCTTATAACTTAATGCCGAATACTTTTGCCTTGCTTAATTATTACGAGTTTGTGGCAGATCAATATGTCACTTTTCAGGCGGAACACCATTTTAATGGAAAAATCCTGTCTTACATTCCTTTGGTTAAAAAATTGAAATTGAGAGAAGTCGCTTTCTACAGAACAGCTCTGGGGAGTTTAATGGAGCGGTCGATCTTAATGAATGCCGGAAATCAAAAATTAATGGCGCCGGAGAAAAAACCCTATTATGAATATGGTTTCGGGATTGAGAATATTGGATTTGGAAATGTGCGTATTTTGAGGGTAGATTTCAACTGGCGTGGAAATTATCTGGAAAATCCGGAGGCAAGAAAGTTCGGAATTAAGTTCGGATTTCAATATTATTTTTAA
- the surE gene encoding 5'/3'-nucleotidase SurE, whose translation MKKPLILVTNDDGITAPGIRNLVEFMNEIGEVVVVAPNSPQSGKGHAITIDSTLTFEEINLDGPQKDYSLSGTPVDCVKFALNKILTRKPDLVVSGINHGANSSINVIYSGTMSAAVEAGVEGLQSIGFSLLDFSWDADFSQAKEYIQQIVKKVLENPLPKGVVLNVNIPKLKREDIKGVKVCRQANAKWEENFDERTNPHGKKYYWLTGYFNNMDDGHDADETALADGYISIVPVKFDLTAHEHLQNLRAILE comes from the coding sequence ATGAAAAAACCATTGATATTAGTCACCAATGACGACGGCATCACGGCACCGGGCATTCGAAACTTAGTAGAATTTATGAATGAAATCGGCGAAGTGGTCGTGGTAGCACCCAACTCTCCGCAATCTGGTAAAGGTCATGCGATTACGATTGATTCTACATTGACTTTCGAAGAAATTAATCTGGATGGACCTCAAAAAGATTATTCTTTGAGCGGTACTCCGGTAGACTGTGTGAAATTTGCTTTAAATAAAATCCTTACCAGAAAACCGGATCTGGTGGTTTCAGGAATTAACCACGGTGCAAATTCATCTATCAATGTGATCTATTCCGGGACAATGAGTGCTGCAGTAGAAGCTGGCGTGGAAGGATTGCAGTCCATCGGTTTCTCTCTGCTGGACTTTTCCTGGGATGCAGATTTTTCGCAAGCGAAAGAATATATTCAGCAAATTGTTAAAAAAGTATTAGAAAATCCTTTACCTAAAGGAGTTGTATTAAACGTGAATATTCCCAAACTAAAAAGAGAAGATATAAAAGGAGTCAAAGTCTGCCGACAAGCCAACGCGAAGTGGGAAGAAAATTTTGACGAACGAACAAATCCCCACGGTAAAAAATACTATTGGCTAACGGGTTATTTCAATAATATGGATGATGGTCATGATGCAGATGAAACCGCTCTCGCAGATGGTTACATTTCCATTGTTCCTGTTAAATTTGATTTAACTGCACATGAACATTTACAAAATCTGCGTGCAATTCTGGAATAG
- a CDS encoding GMP reductase: protein MRIENEIKLGFKDVMIRPKRSTLKSRSQVSLDRDFIFRNSQKKWSGVPIIAANMDTVGTFEMAEALSKDKIMTAIHKHYTIEEWSTFLKNQEDSIYDYIALSTGIGKGDEEKIKQIVDAHPKINFLCIDVANGYSEFFVEFVRKTRQNFPDKTIIAGNVVTGEMVEELILAGADIIKVGIGPGSVCTTRIKTGVGYPQLSAIIECADAAHGLGGHIISDGGCKIPGDVAKAFGGGADFVMLGGMFAGHDESGGEIVEENGKKFRLFYGMSSQTAMDKHSGGVAEYRASEGKTVKVEYKGAVSETVKDILGGVRSTCTYVGASQLRELSKRTTFIRVAEQENQVFK from the coding sequence ATGCGCATTGAAAACGAAATTAAATTAGGGTTTAAAGATGTGATGATCCGTCCAAAACGCTCGACTTTAAAATCCCGATCCCAGGTCAGTTTAGACAGGGATTTCATCTTTAGAAATTCTCAAAAGAAATGGAGTGGCGTTCCCATTATCGCAGCAAATATGGATACGGTCGGAACTTTTGAAATGGCAGAAGCGCTTTCTAAGGATAAAATAATGACGGCTATTCATAAACATTACACGATTGAAGAATGGTCTACATTTCTAAAAAATCAAGAGGATTCGATCTATGATTATATTGCTTTAAGTACAGGAATTGGGAAAGGCGATGAAGAAAAAATTAAGCAGATCGTAGACGCCCACCCAAAAATTAATTTCCTGTGCATTGATGTCGCAAACGGATATTCCGAATTTTTCGTAGAATTTGTCAGAAAAACCCGTCAAAATTTTCCGGACAAGACCATTATTGCCGGAAATGTCGTGACGGGTGAAATGGTGGAAGAACTTATTCTCGCTGGTGCAGATATCATCAAAGTCGGAATTGGTCCAGGTTCGGTTTGTACTACAAGAATAAAAACGGGTGTCGGTTATCCACAACTTTCAGCAATTATCGAATGTGCCGATGCAGCACATGGACTCGGGGGCCATATCATTTCTGATGGCGGGTGTAAAATCCCGGGAGATGTAGCGAAAGCTTTTGGCGGAGGTGCAGATTTCGTGATGTTGGGAGGAATGTTTGCAGGGCACGATGAAAGTGGCGGCGAAATCGTAGAAGAAAATGGTAAAAAGTTTCGGCTTTTTTACGGTATGAGTTCACAAACTGCGATGGATAAGCATTCGGGCGGCGTGGCAGAGTATCGTGCCTCTGAAGGGAAAACCGTGAAAGTTGAATATAAAGGCGCTGTGTCGGAAACGGTGAAAGATATTTTGGGAGGCGTTCGTTCGACTTGTACGTATGTTGGTGCCTCACAATTGCGCGAACTGTCGAAGAGGACAACTTTTATAAGGGTTGCGGAGCAGGAAAATCAGGTTTTTAAATAA